The Williamsoniiplasma somnilux genome includes a window with the following:
- the frr gene encoding ribosome recycling factor: MIEQILQLTESDMKKTINAWKEYATTIRTGRANVSILDKVMVNFYGTPTPISQTSQINTPEPQLITIKPYDRSQISEIVGGINKAGLGLNPIADAEIIRINIPPLTQEIRKELAKKVNKELEVFKIRIRNERRNAIDSAKKNKDISEDLVKDVEKQIQTLTDKYTKELDDLAKAKEKELMTI; this comes from the coding sequence ATGATAGAGCAAATTTTACAACTAACAGAATCTGATATGAAAAAAACGATAAATGCTTGAAAAGAATATGCAACAACAATTAGAACAGGGAGAGCTAACGTTTCGATTTTGGATAAAGTTATGGTTAACTTCTATGGAACACCAACGCCAATTAGTCAAACATCACAAATCAACACTCCAGAACCACAGTTGATAACTATCAAACCATATGATAGATCACAAATAAGCGAAATTGTTGGAGGCATAAATAAAGCGGGATTAGGTTTAAACCCAATTGCTGATGCAGAAATTATTAGAATTAATATTCCCCCATTAACACAAGAAATTAGAAAAGAATTAGCAAAAAAAGTAAACAAAGAGTTAGAAGTTTTTAAAATCAGAATTAGAAACGAAAGACGCAATGCTATTGACAGTGCTAAAAAAAATAAAGATATTTCTGAAGATCTTGTAAAAGATGTTGAGAAACAAATTCAAACACTAACAGACAAATATACAAAGGAGCTTGATGATTTAGCAAAAGCAAAAGAAAAAGAATTAATGACTATTTAG
- the pyrH gene encoding UMP kinase translates to MGLKYKTALLKLSGEALRSEEDIYSKDLLENVAKQIIELSTQGARLGIVVGGGNIWRGKLASTLELPQINADYMGMMATVMNGLALEATLQRLDYKKVIVYSALEIRTVTKSYSFKEARNKLDEGYILIFTGGTGYAHFTTDTGATIRAIEIGADVLLMAKNGVAGVYDSDPKINPHAKMIEHISYLEMTKKNLQVMDQTAVTLARDGKMKIEVFDMQGENNIVKVMNGKLNSTIIE, encoded by the coding sequence ATGGGTTTAAAATACAAAACTGCATTATTAAAATTGAGTGGTGAAGCTTTGAGGTCTGAAGAAGATATCTATTCAAAAGATTTATTAGAAAATGTTGCAAAACAAATTATTGAGTTGTCAACTCAAGGTGCACGATTAGGAATTGTTGTTGGGGGCGGAAATATTTGAAGAGGTAAGTTGGCCTCCACATTAGAATTACCTCAGATTAATGCTGATTATATGGGTATGATGGCAACCGTTATGAATGGTTTAGCTTTAGAAGCAACTCTTCAAAGATTAGATTATAAAAAAGTAATTGTTTATTCAGCTTTAGAAATTCGTACTGTAACAAAATCTTATAGTTTTAAAGAAGCAAGAAACAAATTAGATGAAGGTTATATTTTAATTTTTACAGGTGGAACTGGATATGCTCATTTCACAACAGACACTGGAGCTACTATTAGAGCTATAGAAATTGGCGCAGATGTCTTGTTAATGGCTAAAAATGGTGTTGCAGGAGTTTATGATTCGGACCCAAAAATAAATCCTCATGCAAAAATGATTGAACATATATCATATTTAGAAATGACTAAAAAGAATTTACAGGTGATGGATCAAACCGCTGTTACTTTAGCAAGAGATGGCAAAATGAAAATTGAAGTTTTTGATATGCAAGGCGAAAACAATATTGTTAAAGTAATGAATGGAAAGTTAAATTCGACAATAATAGAATAA